From Polaribacter haliotis:
TCAAAACTCATTACAGTTATTCCATTTATATTTTGTGCAGTTTTTTTTACAAAATTGTAATTAAATTCTTTGGCATATTTTTCAAGTAATAACTCTTTATGAATTTCTACAGCAGCAATTCTATTTTCTTTTTGTAATCTTGGATAATGTTTAAATTGAGGGAAATCATAATCGCTTTTTATTACTTTAGCGTAATTATTTGCAGTTAAAACCTCAATTGCATAAAGATAATCTTCTTTTGAGAAAATAAAATCGATATCTCCCACCATTCTTTCTGCGATATCTTCATACAAACCTTCCAATAAATTTCCAGTTCCTTTTAAAAAAATAGGCGTAATGTTATGTGAAAGTAGAAGTTCGTTTATTTCCTTTGCTTGCGAAATTATTTGTTCGTTTCTTTCTCTGTTTAAATTGGTGATATGTTGCATGTATTCCACCAATTCTTCAGGTAAATACAATAGAAAATTAGCGCGTTTTAAATTGCAATACAAAGTAGGAAAAACATAATGGGCAGTGCTTATTTTTACAACTGCATCCCAAGCTATTTCTTGGGTTTTTAGTTGTTGTTCAACTTCGTGTTTATTTTTTTTTTCCAAAGAAATTGTTAAACATTTGGCTACAAAAAATAAGGTTTCTTTATAATTCATTATTAAATATTTTAGAAACTGTAGCAATCATTTTTTTGTTATCTGAGTACGTTATTTGATGACAATTTAATGCAGAAAACCAATTTAAAAAAGCTTCTGCATTTTGTTTAATGGGCGACAACCAAGAATCTGGAACAAGTTGTTGGAAAGCATCAATTTTAGATATTTTTTGATACTGTAAATCTGCTTTTTCTTCATATTTAATAAAGACCAAATCTTCACAAGTTTTATGAGCAGAAAAATTAGAATTATTTGGTTTTATATATCTTACAATTTTATTCAACCTTTTAAAATGGTATTCTGCTGATTTCTCCAATTCAGGATATATTGGGAGTAATGTTTCTACACTGTTTTTTTTAATTGATATGGAAGCAGGAAAACTATACACTTCTTTATTTTTAGCATCTAGAGGTACAAAATCGTCTGCTAAACAGGTAAAACCATTTGCTTGTAAAAGTGCTAAAGAGGTGCTTTTTCCATTACCAGAATCGCCACAAAATAAAATACTTTTATCGCCATTAGAAACTGCAGAAGCATGAAAAACACCTAGCCATTCTTTTTCTTCTTTTTGATGAATTTTCTGAATGAGTTCCATAGAAAATTTTCCTTGAAAGAAATGAATTTCTTTCTTAGACCAAGCTCCAATAAACTCTTTATCATTATAAAAGAAAACAAAGTTATTATTTATAAAAACGATAAAATTATAGTTGTAATCTAAGGTATGTTCGATTTCTAAATGCTCGAATTTTGGATGTACGAGATACAATTCGTATTCAGTGGAAAAATCAACCTTAAAAATAATGTTGTTTATTTTGTAGTACTTTGTGTATTCGAATTCTTTTGGCTTTCTAATATCTCTATAATCATTAATTAAGCTTGGGTCTACAACTGTTTTTGGTTCGTAAATTTTACTTTCTAAGTCTAAAACGAAATCAATTGCTTTTTCTAAAGGAACAGATAGTTTTTTACTTAATGCAGTAGCAATTTCATTTACAGGAATCCCTTTACTAATTCTTTTTAGAATATCTGCAGTGGTGTTTTCTAAAATTAAGTATTCGTTGCTTTTTTCAAACCAAACTATAGTTTTTCCTTCAACAGTTTTATATAAAAAATGTGGCTCTGTATTCATAAGGAATAAAGGTACTTATTTTCTAATCTTGTTCAAAATAAAAAGGTTCCGAAAAAAAGAGTCGCTTTTATTTTTTTTAATATATATAAAAGCAAAAGGCGATAATTTTAAATTATCGCCTTTTGCTTTTATAAGTTTTGCAGTATTTATATTATACCCAACAAAAACCTGTTATTATTTTGTTGCTTCCGTTTTCGGTTTATCTTTTAGTAAACCTAACTTCGCTTTTACTGCATCATAAATGTCTTCACCTTTTTTAACAATTAAAGATTTTGCATCAAAAACATATAAAATTCCTTTAGCAGCAGCAACCTCTTCAATTGCTTTTTCAGCTTTCTTTACGATAGGTTGTAATTCTTCTGCTTGCTTTTTTTGCATTTCTTGATATGCAGTTTGTTGAGCTTGCTCGTATCTAGCTCTATCTACTTGAACTTCTTCTGCTCTTTTTTTGTTAGTATCTGGAGTTTGAGTTCCTTGTTCTGCAGTATACTTTTGGTATTTTGCTTCCAATTTCTTCTTCATTCCTTCAATTTCACTTTGATAAGATTTTCCTAACTTTTCTAAAGTAACGCTTAAGGCTCTAGTTTGTGGCATATTATCAATTACTCTTTGGTAATCTACATGACCTATTTTTTGTGCATTTGCAACACCAGCTACTCCTAAAGTAAATACAGCAATTAATAGTAACGTTTTTAAATTTTTCATTCTTGTTTTAATTTAATTATTATTCTCGTCTTTTTTTTCTTGTTCTTTCTTTTGATCTTCTTTCTTTTTCTTTAGCGCTTCTTTTTTCTTACGTAATAGTTCTCTTTTTTCTTCTCTTTTTTTTAGTAACTCATTTCTACGATTTTCTAACGCTTTTTTCTTAGCTTCTTTTTCCGAAAGTTTTTTTGCAACAATTGCTTCTTTCTTCGCTATTGCCTCTTTTTGCTGAGTTGTTAGCTCATTTGGTGCATTCTTTCTTTCTTCCTTTTTTGCGTTTTTTTGATCTACTAACCTTGTTCTATCAATAGTTCCTAAAACGAGGTCGCTAATATCGTATTTTTTATTTGAATATAGCATTACTAAGTCACTAGATTTATCAAAAACAAAGTCATATTTTTTTCTAGCAGAAATACTTTGTATTGCATTGTAAACTTGATCTTGAATTGGTTTTACTAACTGCTTTCTTAATAAAAACATATCTCCTTTAGGACCAAAGTACAAAGATTCTAATCTCCTAAGCTCATCTTGTTTTAAAGCAATTTCTTCTTCTTTTTCTTCTATTAAGTCTTTAGTAAGAATTGCTTTTTCATTTGCTAAATCGCTTTTTAATACTTCTATGTGTCTCGCTTCTTTATCTAAAGTTTGTCTCCATTTTACAACTTTTTCATCTAAAGTGTTTTGTGCTTCTAAATATTCTGGAACATTTTCTAGAATGTATTCCATATCTATATAAGCAATTATTTGACTTCTCTGCGACCAAGAAATACTTACACTAAGTAAAAGAACGATTGATAAAAATATTTTTTTCATTTGTATAAAGTGTTAGAAAAAACCGTGCCAAAAAAACTTTCGACATTACAAATGTACAGTTTTCTTAGAATTGTCTTCCGATAATAAAATGTGTTTGCCAGCCAGATTTTTCAGATTGTCCTGGTAATGGATCGAATCCATGTGCAAAATCGATTCCTAATAAACCGAATGCAGGCATAAAGATTCTTACACCTAAACCAGCTGAACGTTTTACTTTAAACGGATTAAAATCTCTAAAATTGTCATAAGAATTACCTGCTTCTAAAAAACCTAATGTATAAATAGATGCAGATGGCGAATCTGTAATCGAGTATCTTAATTCTAACTGAAATTTGTTATAAATTGTACCACCTTCAATTGAAGACAGTCTGTTATTCTCATATCCTCTTAATCCAACAACTTCTCTACCATCTAATTGAAAAACGGCAATTCCATCTCCACCAACAAAATATCTTTCGAATGGAGATTGCCCTAATTCATTATTATAGAATCCTAAATATCCTAATTCTGCATTAGACATTAATACTAATTTATCTGTAAAAGAAGTGTACCATTTCCCTTTTGCATTTAATTTATAATATTCTAGCCACTTATATTTTTCTGCTGGTTCTAAACCAGAATAATCTTTATTATTTAAAAGAGAGTAAGGTAATGTTGCTTTTACTCCAAAAGAAAATTCAGAACCATATGTTGGGAAAATTAAACTTGGTCCAGCAGAATTTCTAGAAAGATTAGCGTTATAAGACAAATTATTTAATGTTCCATTACTTAATACATCTGCACCAACTCTAAAACCGTAATTATTTAATTTAAAACTTTGGTAAGAAATTGTTTGCGATAATTGGAAATAATCGTCAGGCCATTTTAAACGTTCTCCTAAACCTATAGAAGCTCCAATAATACCTAAACTTCTACTCTTATCAACATCAAAAGTTTGAGGGTTTAACTGAAACTGATTTGAGGAATAAATAGAGAAAGATAAAGATCTTGGTTTTTTACCACCTAACCATGGCTCTGTAAATGAAAAGCTATAGGTGTTAAATGTTCTACTTGATTGTAGTCTTAAAGAAAGTTTTTGACCATCTCCCATTGGTAATGGTTTATAGGCTTCTTTTTTGAAAATATTTCTGATAGAAAAATTATTAAAAGATAATCCTAGGGTTCCAATAAAAGAACCACCTCCATAACCACCTTGTAATTCAATTTGGCTACCACCTTTTTCAACAACATTAAAATTAATGTCTGTTGTTTTATTTTGATAATCTGGAACCACATCTGGAGTTACATTCTGGTCGAAGAAACCTAATTGACCAATTTCTCTAATAGATCTAATAATTTCCTTTCTACTAAATAAGCTTCCTGGTTTTACACGTAATTCTCTAAAAAGTACATGATCGTTCGTTTTATCGTTTCCGGTAACAGTAACTTTTTTAATACGAGCTTTTTCGTCTTCTCTAATTCTAATTTCTACAGTAATCGAGTCGTTTTCTACTTTTGTTTCAACAGCATTTACTTGCGAGAATAAGAAACCATTGTCTTGGTAAGTTGTAGATATATCAAAAGAAGTTGGAGTTCCATCGCCTTTTACACGTTCTTTTAAAACGGCTCCATTGTAAATATCTCCTTTGTCTATTCTTAAAACTTGATTTAATTGTTCGTCTGTATATTCTTTATTACCAACAAATAAGATTTCTGCAAAACGATATTGTCTACCTTCTTCTAAGTTAATATTTATGTTGATGGTGTTATCATCGTTCCATGTCATACTTTCACTTAGAACACGAGCATCTCTATAACCCAATCTACTATATTTATCTATAATACTTTCTAAATCTTCTTGGTAATCTTCTTCTATATATTTTGATGATTTCCAGAAACGTCCAAAGAATTTCTCCTTGGTATTCTTCATCGCTTTTCTTAAATTTCTTGCAGAAAGAGCTTTGTTTCCAGTGAAAATAATGTCTTTTATTTTAATTCTTTTTCCTTTATCAATAAAAACAGACATGTTTACTGTGTTAATATCGGAAGTATCTTTCCTAACATCTATAGAGACTTTGGTTTTTAAGAAACCTTTATCTGTATATTTTTTTGCGAAGTAGTTTTTAGTAGTTACAAGTAGGTTATCTGTAACCATTACTCCTAATTTTAATTCAGCTTCTTTAATAAGTTCTTTTGCTTTGGAACGTTTTATTCCATTTATATTTACCTGATTTAATTGTGGTAATTCTTGTACATCAAATTGAAGGTAAACTGTGTTTCCATCTACTTTGGCTAAATAAACATCTACGTCGCTAAATTGTTTACTTTCGTATAACTTTTTAATTGCACTTGTTAATTTATCTCCAGGAAGTTTAATAGGTTGCCCATATCTAAGACCAGTAAAAACCCGCACAGTTTCTTCACTAAATTTTTGAAGACCAGTAACAGAAACACCACCTAAAATGTATTCTTTGCCTTTTTCGAAACTAATATTACTGTTAGATATCGTATCTTTTTTGACTACGGATACACTATCGTTTTTAACTTGTGCAGTTGTGCTATAAGTAAAAAATAGTGCTGTAAACACTATTGTGGCAGAAAGTAATTTCATAAAAAATTTATTCTGTAATTTGTTCGCTTGTTTTTCCAAATCTTCGTTCTCTATTCTGATATTCTATGATAGCATCGTAAAAATGCTCTTGTCTAAAATCTGGCCAAAGTATATCTGTAAAATATAATTCGGCATAGGCCATTTGCCATAATAAGAAATTACTAATACGTTGTTCACCACTTGTACGTATCATTAAATCTACCTCAGGCAAATTAAACGTATATAAATGGTTATTAATAGTATTTTCGTCAATTTCTTCAATTAAAAGTTCTTTATTAACAACTTTTTTAGATATGTTTTTGATAGTATTAACAATTTCTTCTCTTGAACCATAGCTTAAAGCAAAGGTTAAGATAATTTTAGTGTTATTTCTGGTTTCAAAAATAACATCTTTTAATACTTTTTGTGCTTTTTTGGGAAGTGTTTCTATATTTCCAATGGCATTTACTTTTACTCCATTTTCTTGAAAATCTGGAAGCTCTTTTTTTAACGAGTTTATTAATAAACTCATTAAAGCATCTACTTCCATCTTTGGTCTTTTCCAATTCTCAGTAGAAAATGCATATAAAGTAATTGCATCTACACCAATTTGCGAAGCACCTTTTACGGATTCTCTTACTGCTGTTAGGGCATTTCTGTGGCCAAAAATCCTATTCATTCCTTGCCCTTTTGCCCAACGTCCATTTCCATCCATAATAATGGCAACGTGCTTTGGAACTCTTTGTAAGTTAATGCGTAGTTTTTTATCCATATTTATAAACCTTCTGTATAACAAGCGGGTCTCCCAAATGTATATATTAAAGAAAAACCAGTAAACATATACCAATCATTTCCATTTCCTCCAAAATCTAAAGACGGTATACTTGGTGTAGAATAATCTAAATCGTCTACAAAAGTGTATCTAAATTTTGCTTCAAGAGAAAAGGCTAAAGTACCATATAATTTAGACTTAAAACCAACTCCTATTGGAACTGCATAAGATGTTTTGTTTGTGAAAAAATATTCATTAGGCTGTGGTTCAGACTGAGCACTTTTATATTTAAAAGCTGCCAATTCTACTAAAATGTATGGTGTCCAAGTTTTATCTTTTGACGACATGTCAAATTCATAAAAATTATATTCCATTCCAATTGCCAATTCGTGAATCGTGTTTTTAAAATTTAATCCTCTGTTTTGTTTAAAATCTGTATCTGCATCTTCATCATCTCCTTGAATAGGTAAATAGCTATAAGTACCTCTCAAAGCAATTCTTGGGTTCCAATTGTACTTAAAAAAAGCAGCTCCAGCTGGTCTGTTAGGGTATATATAGTTTGTTCTACCAATGTCGCCTACATAATTAGAGCCTCCTAAAGAAACTCCAACCTCATACACTTGCCCCAATAAAATTGAAGAAAAGCTTACAAATGCGATAAATAATATACTGTTTTTCATTTTAAAAAATAGCGTGCAAATATAGTAAAATCAATTTGCTTTATAAAGTTAATATTCGGTCTTTTTTGAATAACAACTATTTTTAAAATTTATTGCTTTAAAACCGTTAAAGATTGGTTTCGTTTCTAGTATCTTCTCCCCATAATAATTTACTTCTTAAGGTTTGTAAAAAAGATTGATTTTTAGGAATAATACTCTGTATGGTAAATGTCGCTTTTTCGATAAAAACATTGGTGTTTTTTGGAACTGTGGTAATTCTGGAATCTAAAGAGATTAAAAACTCTTTTTCTCTAGAATCTACTTCTAATTGAATGGAAGTTTCATCTGAGATAACCATAGACCTTGCGTTTAAATTATGTGGTGCAATAGGAGTAATTACTAGATTTTTTGAATCTGGCGAAATCACTGGGCCATTACAACTTAGAGAGTAACCTGTAGAGCCAGTTGGAGTAGCTATTATTAAACCATCTGCCC
This genomic window contains:
- a CDS encoding nucleotidyltransferase domain-containing protein: MNYKETLFFVAKCLTISLEKKNKHEVEQQLKTQEIAWDAVVKISTAHYVFPTLYCNLKRANFLLYLPEELVEYMQHITNLNRERNEQIISQAKEINELLLSHNITPIFLKGTGNLLEGLYEDIAERMVGDIDFIFSKEDYLYAIEVLTANNYAKVIKSDYDFPQFKHYPRLQKENRIAAVEIHKELLLEKYAKEFNYNFVKKTAQNINGITVMSFENQLSLSIIAKQINDAGFHYKNIALRNAYDVFLLSKKTTAIDAFQKFDTLQNPLNCFLSICYTTFNNVNSLNYTKTPETKKYLAIYNEHLINESKRNSDHKKKSTELFLKSRMSIIYKSIFNKEHRKWLLKRITDKNWQQEKLIQLGVKKPKPNS
- a CDS encoding OmpH family outer membrane protein; this encodes MKNLKTLLLIAVFTLGVAGVANAQKIGHVDYQRVIDNMPQTRALSVTLEKLGKSYQSEIEGMKKKLEAKYQKYTAEQGTQTPDTNKKRAEEVQVDRARYEQAQQTAYQEMQKKQAEELQPIVKKAEKAIEEVAAAKGILYVFDAKSLIVKKGEDIYDAVKAKLGLLKDKPKTEATK
- a CDS encoding OmpH family outer membrane protein, encoding MKKIFLSIVLLLSVSISWSQRSQIIAYIDMEYILENVPEYLEAQNTLDEKVVKWRQTLDKEARHIEVLKSDLANEKAILTKDLIEEKEEEIALKQDELRRLESLYFGPKGDMFLLRKQLVKPIQDQVYNAIQSISARKKYDFVFDKSSDLVMLYSNKKYDISDLVLGTIDRTRLVDQKNAKKEERKNAPNELTTQQKEAIAKKEAIVAKKLSEKEAKKKALENRRNELLKKREEKRELLRKKKEALKKKKEDQKKEQEKKDENNN
- the bamA gene encoding outer membrane protein assembly factor BamA; amino-acid sequence: MKLLSATIVFTALFFTYSTTAQVKNDSVSVVKKDTISNSNISFEKGKEYILGGVSVTGLQKFSEETVRVFTGLRYGQPIKLPGDKLTSAIKKLYESKQFSDVDVYLAKVDGNTVYLQFDVQELPQLNQVNINGIKRSKAKELIKEAELKLGVMVTDNLLVTTKNYFAKKYTDKGFLKTKVSIDVRKDTSDINTVNMSVFIDKGKRIKIKDIIFTGNKALSARNLRKAMKNTKEKFFGRFWKSSKYIEEDYQEDLESIIDKYSRLGYRDARVLSESMTWNDDNTINININLEEGRQYRFAEILFVGNKEYTDEQLNQVLRIDKGDIYNGAVLKERVKGDGTPTSFDISTTYQDNGFLFSQVNAVETKVENDSITVEIRIREDEKARIKKVTVTGNDKTNDHVLFRELRVKPGSLFSRKEIIRSIREIGQLGFFDQNVTPDVVPDYQNKTTDINFNVVEKGGSQIELQGGYGGGSFIGTLGLSFNNFSIRNIFKKEAYKPLPMGDGQKLSLRLQSSRTFNTYSFSFTEPWLGGKKPRSLSFSIYSSNQFQLNPQTFDVDKSRSLGIIGASIGLGERLKWPDDYFQLSQTISYQSFKLNNYGFRVGADVLSNGTLNNLSYNANLSRNSAGPSLIFPTYGSEFSFGVKATLPYSLLNNKDYSGLEPAEKYKWLEYYKLNAKGKWYTSFTDKLVLMSNAELGYLGFYNNELGQSPFERYFVGGDGIAVFQLDGREVVGLRGYENNRLSSIEGGTIYNKFQLELRYSITDSPSASIYTLGFLEAGNSYDNFRDFNPFKVKRSAGLGVRIFMPAFGLLGIDFAHGFDPLPGQSEKSGWQTHFIIGRQF
- a CDS encoding isoprenyl transferase, which codes for MDKKLRINLQRVPKHVAIIMDGNGRWAKGQGMNRIFGHRNALTAVRESVKGASQIGVDAITLYAFSTENWKRPKMEVDALMSLLINSLKKELPDFQENGVKVNAIGNIETLPKKAQKVLKDVIFETRNNTKIILTFALSYGSREEIVNTIKNISKKVVNKELLIEEIDENTINNHLYTFNLPEVDLMIRTSGEQRISNFLLWQMAYAELYFTDILWPDFRQEHFYDAIIEYQNRERRFGKTSEQITE
- a CDS encoding DUF6089 family protein; protein product: MKNSILFIAFVSFSSILLGQVYEVGVSLGGSNYVGDIGRTNYIYPNRPAGAAFFKYNWNPRIALRGTYSYLPIQGDDEDADTDFKQNRGLNFKNTIHELAIGMEYNFYEFDMSSKDKTWTPYILVELAAFKYKSAQSEPQPNEYFFTNKTSYAVPIGVGFKSKLYGTLAFSLEAKFRYTFVDDLDYSTPSIPSLDFGGNGNDWYMFTGFSLIYTFGRPACYTEGL